In a single window of the Papaver somniferum cultivar HN1 chromosome 8, ASM357369v1, whole genome shotgun sequence genome:
- the LOC113301277 gene encoding uncharacterized protein LOC113301277 codes for MAMHIRVKREKTTYFVQCDPTETILDIKQKLHTLIDQPVNDQRLIIRNWSCIRGFQDIGRSKVENDVIVALTLRKDDTEFEDIKINQPDEMHSPREADGF; via the exons ATG GCTATGCATATTCGTGTTAAGCGTGAAAAGACAACCTACTTTGTACAATGTGATCCAACGGAGACAATTTTAGATATCAAGCAGAAGTTGCACACACTCATCGATCAACCAGTTAATGATCAGCGCTTGATAATTAGAAACTGGTCATGTATTAGAGGATTCCAAGACATTGGCAGATCAAAG GTTGAAAATGATGTTATAGTAGCACTGACATTGAGGAAAG ATGATACAGAGTTTGAGGATATCAAAATTAACCAGCCAGATGAAATGCACAGTCCCCGTGAAGCAGATGGATTCTGA